A region of Enoplosus armatus isolate fEnoArm2 chromosome 14, fEnoArm2.hap1, whole genome shotgun sequence DNA encodes the following proteins:
- the gtpbp4 gene encoding GTP-binding protein 4 — MALYNFKKIMVVPTAKDFIDITLSKTQRKTPTVVHKHYQIHRIRHFYMRKVKFTQQNYHDRLTQILTDFPKLDDIHPFYADLMNVLYDKDHYKLALGQINIAKNLIDNVAKDYVRLMKYGDSLYRCKQLKRAALGRMCTILKRQKSSLEYLEQVRQHLSRLPSIDPNTRTLLLCGYPNVGKSSFINKVTRADVDVQPYAFTTKSLFVGHMDYRYLRWQVVDTPGILDHPLEERNTIEMQAITALAHLRAAVLYVMDVSEQCGHTLQEQLELFNSIRPLFANKPLIVVANKCDVKKISELSEENQKIFADLSAEGIPVIETSTLTEEGVMQVKTEACDRLLADRVETKMKGKKVHDVLNRLHLAMPTKRDEKERPPFIPEGALMRKKAMEVDAPKRKLERDLEMELGDDYILDLQKYWDLMNEDEKHDKVPEVWEGHNIADYIDPDIMKKLEDLEEEEELKERAGEYDSDDESEDEEMQEIRALAKQIREKKHLMVVKSKDKDVHGPRMPRTATKVERKKLEKEMGDLGLDMNDKDESHYAQQARRSRSVTKKRKREVSAPPTSKTRSQSASRPPRDQSGLRDPKMAKKAKKMMKNSQKDMNRQGKKGEADRHVFDLKPKHLLAGKRKSGTTDRR, encoded by the exons ATGGCACTTTATAATTTCAAGAAGATTATGGTGGTTCCCACCGCCAAG GATTTCATCGACATCACTTTatccaaaacacaaaggaagACGCCCACAGTGGTACACAAGCATTACCAGATCCACCGTATCCGACATTTTTACATGCGAAAGGTGAAGTTCACCCAGCAGAACTACCATGACCGCCTCACACAGATCCTCACCGACTTCCCCAAGCTCGAC GACATCCATCCATTCTACGCTGATCTGATGAACGTGTTGTATGACAAAGATCATTATAAGTTGGCCTTGGGACAGATAAACATCGCCAAGAATTTGATCGACAA CGTTGCCAAAGACTACGTGCGTCTGATGAAGTATGGAGATTCTCTGTACCGGTGTAAACAGCTGAAGAGAGCCGCTCTGGGTCGTATGTGCACCATCCTGAAGCGACAGAAGTCGAGTCTGGAGTACTTGGAACAAG TGCGTCAGCATCTGTCCCGTTTGCCGAGCATTGATCCCAACACGAGGACCCTGCTTCTGTGCGGTTACCCCAACGTCGGCAAGTCCAGTTTCATCAACAAG GTGACCAGAGCAGATGTCGATGTGCAGCCCTACGCGTTCACCACCAAGTCTCTGTTTGTGGGTCACATGGACTACAGATATCTCCGCTGGCAG gtggtggACACCCCAGGTATCCTGGACCACCccctggaggagaggaacacCATCGAGATGCAGGCCATCACGGCTCTGGCTCACCTGCGAGCGGCGGTCCTTTACGTCATGGACGTATCTGAGCAGTGCGGTCACACCCTGCAGGAACAGCTGGAGCTCTTCAACAGCATCCGACCCCTGTTCGCCAACAAG CCTCTTATCGTTGTGGCCAACAAATGTGATGTGAAGAAGATCAGTGAGCTGTCTGAGGAGAACCAG AAAATCTTTGCAGATCTCTCTGCTGAGGGAATCCCTGTGATTGAGACCAGCACCCTGACCGAGGAGGGCGTCATGCAAGTTAAAACTGAG GCCTGCGACCGGCTCCTCGCCGATCGTGTCGAGACCAAGATGAAGGGCAAGAAGGTCCATGATGTTCTCAACCGGCTCCACTTGGCCATGCCCACCAAGAGAGATGAGAAG GAGAGGCCTCCGTTCATCCCAGAAGGAGCCTTGATGCGCAAGAAGGCGATGGAGGTGGACGCACCCAAACGCAAACTG GAGAGAGATCTGGAGATGGAGCTTGGCGATGACTACATTCTGGATCTACAGA aataCTGGGATCTGATGAATGAGGATGAGAAGCATGATAAGGTCCCTGAGGTGTGGGAGGGCCACAACATTGCAGATTACATTGATCCTGACATCATGAAG AAACTGGAggatctggaggaggaggaggagctgaaggagcgAGCCGGGGAGTACGATTCCGATGACGAGAGCGAGGACGAAGAGATGCAGGAGATCCGCGCTCTGGCCAAACAGATCCGCGAGAAGAAGCACCTCATGGTCGTGAAGTCGAAAGACAAGGATGTGCACGGGCCTCGCATGCCCAGGACCGCCACCAAG GTTGAAAGAAAGAAGCTAGAGAAGGAGATGGGTGATCTCGGTCTGGACATGAATGACAAGGACGAA AGCCACTACGCACAACAGGCTCGACGGTCCCGAAGCGTCACTAAAAAGCGTAAACGTGAAGTTTCTGCACCTCCGACCTCCAAAACCCGCAGCCAGAGCGCCTCCCGTCCACCACGAGACCAGTCTGGTTTACGAGATCCAAAG ATGGCAAAGAAGGcaaagaagatgatgaagaacTCCCAGAAAGACATGAACCGCCAAGGCAAgaagggagaggcagacaggcacGTGTTTGACCTCAAACCCAAACATCTCCTGGCCGGGAAGAGGAAGTCAGGCACCACCGATCGCAGATAA
- the LOC139296856 gene encoding WD repeat-containing protein 37 translates to MPVESGSSAAARQAKQKRKSHSLSIRRTNSTEQERSGLQRDMLEGQDSKLPLSLRSNLLDLFSQIEREFENLYIENLELRREIETLNDRLAAEGQTFEGADLAKGALKTKASHSTSQLSQKLKTTYKASTSKIVSSFKATTSRAVCQLVREYVGHRDGIWDLSVTRTQPVVLGTASADHSAMLWSIETGKCLLKYMGHQGSVNSIKFHPTEQMALTASGDQTAHIWRYMVQLPTPQPVADISTPCDDDVDFSDKDEADGEVEGPNDCPSVRVATTTLRSHQGVVIAADWLVGGKQVVTASWDRAANLYDVETSELVHSLTGHDQELTHCCTHPTQRLVVTSSRDTTFRLWDFRDPSIHSVNVFQGHTDTVTSAVFTVGDNVVSGSDDRTVKVWDLKNMRSPIATIRTDSAVNRISVSVNQKIIALPHDNRQVRLFDMSGVRLARLPRSNRQGHRRMVCCSAWCEDNTSCNLFTCGFDRQAIGWNINIPALLQEK, encoded by the exons ATGCCCGTGGAGAGCGGGAGCAGCGCCGCCGCCCGCCAGGCCAAGCAGAAGAGGAAGTCCCACAGCCTGTCGATCCGCAGGACCAACAGCACCGAGCAGGAGCGCTCCGGCCTGCAGAGGGACATGCTGGAGGGACAG GACTCCAAActgcctctgtctctgaggAGCAATCTGCTGGACCTGTTCAGTCAGATCGAGAGGGAGTTTGAAAACCTCTACATAGAAAACCTGGAAT TACGCAGAGAAATCGAAACGCTGAACGATCGTTTGGCTGCAGAAGGACAGACTTTCGAAGGGGCAGATTTAGCCAAAGGAGCACTGAAAACTAAAG CGAGTCATAGCACCAGCCAGCTGTCACAAAAACTAAAGACAACCTACAAGGCCTCCACAAGCAAG ATTGTGTCCAGTTTCAAAGCGACCACGTCCAGAGCGGTGTGCCAGCTGGTCAGAGAGTATGTCGGCCACAGAGACGGCATCTGGGACCTGAGCGTCACCAGGACACAACCTGTGGTGCTCGGTACTGCGTCTGCAG ACCACTCTGCAATGCTGTGGAGCATTGAGACGGGAAAGTGCCTCCTCAAATATATGGGCCATCAAGGATCAG TCAACTCCATCAAGTTCCACCCGACTGAACAGATGGCTCTGACAG cctctggAGACCAGACAGCtcacatctggagatacatggtgCAGCTGCCGACTCCGCAGCCTGTTGCTGACATCAGT ACACCCTGCGACGACGACGTGGACTTTTCGGATAAAGATGAGGCCGACGGCGAAGTGGAGGGTCCAAACGACTGTCCTTCTGTCCGTGTGGCGACCACGACTCTGCGCAGCCATCAGGGCGTGGTGATCGCTGCCGATTGGCTGGTGGGGGGCAAACAGGTTGTGACGGCCTCCTGGGACCGAGCCGCCAACCTGTACGATGTGGAGACCTCAGAGCTGGTCCACTCACTCACTG gccaTGACCAGGAGCTGACCCACTGCTGCACACACCCCACCCAGCGTCTGGTGGTCACCTCATCCAGAGACACCACCTTCAGACTGTGGGACTTCAGAGACCCGTCCATCCACTCTGTCAACGTGTTCCAGGGACACACTGa CACGGTGACGTCTGCTGTGTTCACGGTGGGAGACAACGTGGTGTCTGGGAGCGACGATAGAACCGTCAAAGTGTGGGACCTGAAGAACATGAGGTCGCCCATAGCAACCATTCGCACAGACTCTGCTGTCAACAG GATCAGCGTGTCGGTGAACCAGAAAATCATCGCTCTTCCTCACGACAATCGGCAGGTCCGGCTGTTCGACATGTCCGGGGTGCGGCTGGCTCGACTCCCACGAAGCAACAGACAG GGTCACCGGCGTATGGTGTGCTGCTCCGCCTGGTGTGAAGACAACACCTCCTGCAACCTGTTCACCTGCGGCTTCGACCGGCAGGCCATCGGCTGGAACATCAACATCCCCGCCCTGCTGCAGGAGAAatga